In Halomonas alkalicola, the following proteins share a genomic window:
- the aceF gene encoding pyruvate dehydrogenase complex dihydrolipoyllysine-residue acetyltransferase yields MSSEIIKVPDIGGSEDVEIIEIAVSEGDVIAAEDTLITLESDKASMDVPSPKGGKVIRVLVKEGDTVSEGDEIVELEVEGAGGGQGGGGESEAPAKAEPAPEKAAEPAAQKPAAKAGGGGKRTVEIKVPDLGGSDNVEIIEVAVAVGDEVEEEATLITLESDKASMDVPSPHAGRLVSLTVKEGDTVSEGDVIGTMEIAGEGGNSEPAPAEPEPAAPEPEPAAEQEEAAASGEPERREIRVPDLSGSSDVPIIEIAVAAGDEVNEEDPLITLESDKASMDVPSPFKGRLLELTVKEGDTVSEGDLIGYMEVAGSKPAPKAPAKEPSRAETPRADKPAPTPAGTPSPEAQMAAHKPRDAKLVHAGPAVRMLARELGVDLGLVRPSGPKERVLKEDVHAYVKQVMASQGKAQAAAPAAAGSGIPPIPDQDFSQFGEVEEKPMGRLMKMGATNLHRSWVNLPHVTQFDEADITELEAFRKSMKAEAEAQGAKLTPLPFLIKACAFALRQYPQFNVSLKSDGETLVHKKYVHIGIAVDTPDGLMVPVIRDADKKSLIDLAKESVELAKKAQTKKLKREEMTGGCFTISSLGSIGGTAFTPIVNAPEVAILGVSKASMKPVWDGKAFEPRLMMPLSLSYDHRAVNGADAARFTALLAQLLSDIRRLLL; encoded by the coding sequence TTGAGTAGCGAAATCATCAAAGTTCCCGACATCGGCGGCAGCGAGGATGTCGAAATCATCGAGATCGCGGTGTCCGAAGGTGACGTGATCGCCGCCGAGGACACCCTGATCACCCTGGAGTCCGACAAGGCCAGCATGGATGTGCCCTCGCCCAAGGGCGGCAAGGTCATCCGGGTGCTGGTGAAGGAGGGCGACACCGTCTCCGAAGGCGACGAGATCGTCGAGCTGGAGGTCGAGGGTGCCGGCGGTGGCCAGGGCGGCGGTGGCGAGAGCGAGGCCCCGGCGAAGGCCGAGCCTGCCCCCGAGAAGGCCGCCGAGCCCGCCGCCCAGAAGCCCGCGGCCAAGGCCGGCGGTGGCGGCAAGCGCACCGTGGAGATCAAGGTGCCCGACCTGGGTGGCTCCGACAATGTGGAGATCATCGAGGTGGCCGTGGCCGTGGGCGACGAGGTCGAGGAAGAGGCGACCCTGATCACCCTGGAGTCCGACAAGGCCTCCATGGACGTGCCGAGCCCCCACGCCGGCCGGCTGGTGTCGCTGACGGTGAAGGAGGGCGATACCGTCTCCGAGGGCGACGTCATCGGCACCATGGAGATCGCCGGCGAGGGAGGAAACTCCGAGCCGGCCCCCGCCGAGCCCGAGCCTGCCGCGCCCGAGCCCGAGCCTGCCGCCGAGCAGGAAGAGGCCGCCGCCTCCGGCGAGCCCGAGCGCCGCGAGATCCGCGTCCCGGACCTCTCCGGCTCCAGTGACGTGCCGATCATCGAGATCGCCGTCGCCGCCGGCGACGAGGTCAACGAGGAAGATCCGCTGATCACCCTGGAGTCCGACAAGGCCTCCATGGACGTGCCGAGCCCCTTCAAGGGCAGGCTGCTCGAGCTCACCGTCAAGGAGGGCGACACCGTCTCCGAGGGTGACCTGATCGGCTACATGGAGGTGGCGGGGAGCAAGCCGGCACCCAAGGCGCCGGCCAAGGAGCCGTCAAGGGCCGAGACGCCCAGGGCCGACAAGCCCGCGCCGACCCCGGCCGGCACGCCGAGCCCCGAGGCCCAGATGGCCGCCCACAAGCCTCGCGATGCCAAGCTGGTCCACGCCGGCCCGGCGGTGCGCATGCTGGCCCGGGAGCTCGGCGTCGACCTCGGCCTGGTCAGGCCCAGCGGCCCGAAGGAGCGGGTGCTCAAGGAGGACGTCCACGCCTACGTCAAGCAGGTGATGGCCAGCCAGGGCAAGGCCCAGGCCGCCGCGCCGGCGGCCGCGGGCAGCGGGATTCCGCCGATTCCGGACCAGGACTTCAGCCAGTTCGGCGAGGTGGAAGAGAAGCCCATGGGCCGCCTGATGAAGATGGGCGCCACCAACCTGCACCGCAGCTGGGTCAACCTGCCCCACGTCACCCAGTTCGACGAGGCGGACATCACCGAGCTGGAGGCCTTCCGCAAGTCCATGAAGGCCGAGGCAGAGGCCCAGGGCGCCAAGCTCACGCCGTTGCCCTTCCTGATCAAGGCGTGCGCCTTCGCCCTGCGCCAGTACCCGCAGTTCAACGTCAGCCTGAAGAGCGACGGTGAGACCCTGGTGCACAAGAAGTACGTGCACATCGGCATCGCCGTGGACACGCCGGACGGCCTGATGGTGCCGGTGATCCGCGATGCCGATAAAAAGTCGCTGATCGACCTGGCCAAGGAGTCGGTGGAGCTGGCCAAGAAGGCGCAGACCAAGAAGCTCAAGCGCGAGGAGATGACCGGTGGCTGCTTCACCATCTCGAGCCTGGGCTCCATCGGCGGCACCGCCTTCACCCCCATCGTCAACGCTCCGGAGGTCGCCATTCTCGGCGTCTCCAAGGCGTCGATGAAGCCGGTGTGGGACGGCAAGGCCTTCGAGCCGCGGCTGATGATGCCGCTGTCGCTCTCCTACGACCACCGGGCGGTCAACGGGGCCGACGCGGCGCGCTTCACCGCGCTGCTGGCCCAGCTGCTGAGCGATATCCGTCGCCTGCTGCTGTGA
- the adk gene encoding adenylate kinase, whose product MRLILLGAPGAGKGTQAQFICERFNIPQISTGDMLRAAVKEGSELGVKVKEIMTSGGLVSDDVIIALVKERIAQPDCENGFLFDGFPRTLPQADAMKEAGVKLDHVLEIAVEDEEIVKRLAGRRVHPGSGRVYHVEYNPPKEEGKDDVTGEALIQRDDDRESTVRNRLAVYHEQTAPLVDYYQAWAEQEPALAPTYHRVEGIGSVDDIKGQVLKALEG is encoded by the coding sequence ATGCGTTTGATCCTGTTGGGCGCCCCGGGTGCCGGCAAGGGCACCCAGGCCCAGTTCATCTGCGAGCGCTTCAATATTCCGCAGATCTCCACCGGCGACATGCTGCGCGCCGCGGTCAAGGAGGGCAGCGAGCTGGGGGTCAAGGTCAAGGAGATCATGACCAGCGGTGGCCTGGTGTCCGACGACGTCATCATCGCCCTGGTGAAGGAGCGGATCGCGCAGCCCGACTGCGAGAACGGTTTCCTGTTCGACGGTTTCCCGCGCACCCTGCCCCAGGCCGACGCCATGAAGGAAGCCGGCGTCAAGCTGGACCACGTGCTGGAGATCGCCGTGGAGGACGAGGAGATCGTCAAGCGCCTGGCCGGCCGCCGCGTGCACCCGGGCTCCGGCCGCGTCTACCACGTCGAGTACAATCCGCCGAAGGAAGAGGGCAAGGATGACGTCACCGGCGAGGCGTTGATCCAGCGCGACGACGACCGCGAATCCACCGTGCGCAACCGCCTGGCGGTCTACCACGAGCAGACCGCGCCGCTGGTCGACTACTACCAGGCCTGGGCCGAGCAGGAGCCGGCGCTCGCCCCGACCTACCACCGGGTGGAAGGCATCGGCAGCGTCGACGATATCAAGGGGCAGGTGCTCAAGGCCCTCGAGGGCTGA